A window from Citrus sinensis cultivar Valencia sweet orange chromosome 3, DVS_A1.0, whole genome shotgun sequence encodes these proteins:
- the LOC102612967 gene encoding LOB domain-containing protein 27-like, translating to MTLKGGTSQACAVCKYQRRRCSAECLLAPYFPPDQPKMFQNAHKLFGVSNIVKIIKNLDSDEQKAEAMRSIIYQANIRDRFPVHGCWGIICQLRYQIWQAEEELHAVHAQLEMYRQHYQQQVSTMTDDVPSQLELGIGMAPPNALSLFNHNPQQQQQPYNAAALPLSQQHSLPLSQQHSYSNNSYNSPYMDVKDSSVSNSLWIQHPYAINNNANSLAIQSQLIASQPLTIQQEVVQDYDEMHPFFDTIDDRQSYIDSKEAYESSSEESLKDTTQSIEHVAENELKSAAACFSLTSVN from the exons ATGACCCTTAAGGGCGGCACCAGCCAAGCCTGTGCTGTGTGCAAGTACCAAAGGAGGAGGTGCTCTGCTGAATGCCTTTTAGCACCATATTTTCCTCCCGATCAACCGAAAATGTTCCAAAATGCTCACAAGTTATTTGGTGTAAGCAACATTGTCAAGATTATCAAGAATTTGGATTCTGATGAACAGAAGGCTGAAGCAATGCGATCCATCATTTACCAAGCTAATATACGCGACAGGTTTCCTGTCCATGGTTGCTGGGGCATCATCTGTCAGTTACGGTATCAAATTTGGCAGGCGGAGGAAGAGCTACACGCCGTTCATGCACAACTTGAGATGTACAGGCAGCATTATCAACAACAGGTTTCGACCATGACTGATGATGTTCCTTCACAATTAGAACTAGGCATAGGCATGGCACCACCTAatgctctctctctttttaacCATAATccacagcagcagcagcagccttACAATGCTGCTGCTCTGCCACTCTCGCAGCAGCATTCTTTGCCACTCTCGCAGCAGCATTCTTACTCGAATAACAGTTACAATTCTCCTTACATGGATGTCAAAGATAGTAGTGTTTCCAATTCTTTGTGGATACAACATCCGTATGCTATCAACAACAACGCCAATTCTTTGGCGATTCAGTCCCAATTAATTGCCTCACAACCCCTTACGATCCAGCAGGAAGTCGTGCAGGACTACGACGAGATGCATCCCTTTTTTGATACAATCGATGACAGGCAGTCTTACATAGATTCCAAAGAGGCTTACGAGTCAAG CTCGGAAGAATCATTGAAAGACACAACACAATCCATTGAGCACGTTGCGGAAAACGAACTGAAGAGCGCTGCTGCATGTTTTAGTCTTACCAGTGTTAATTGA
- the LOC102612162 gene encoding pentatricopeptide repeat-containing protein At1g74750 isoform X1, protein MVHHMIMLRAKHITNLSSTARSFFLNGSRCSASDGSSCTCSEDETCVSRRQHNAQMVYTPARAGVVVSGEAVKAAGLQKSERVSVPSPSSLGRSDHVSYASTVDAVPKDVLTSSPISDQFVKAGVAAVSFLSDLVNYKLPALDGSGTANSPTNFMVDPTRPLSNIKPANVKTIRRENVSKVYPNSSAESTVGSNPSTGCHNAKDKGDNSNIARRFKRVSNASNGTSLETHNVSSDNSDRRRIVQPRSKAHSNRLNSNFKSNLQPSDAKVVECVSERFSKPSREMKIPAGLAPFSRHFASTGNVVESVSRILQQWKWGPLAEEALGNTNYSMDAYQANQVLKQLQDHTVALGFFNWLRRQAGFKHDEHTYTTMVGILGRARQFGAINKLLDQMVRDGCQPNVVTYNRLIHSYGRANYLNEALDVFKQMQVVGCEPDRVTYCTLIDIHAKAGFLDVAMDMYKKMQAAGLSPDTFTYSVIINCLGKAGHLQAAHQLFCEMVNQGCIPNLVTYNIMIALQAKARNYQSALKLYRDMQNAGFEPDKVTYSIVMEVLGHCGYLDEAEAVFAEMRRKNWVPDEPVYGLLVDLWGKAGNVRKAWEWYEAMLQAGLRPNVPTCNSLLSAFLRVGQLSDAFHLLRGMLNLGLKPSLQTYTLLLSCCTEARSPYDMGFCHELMAVSGHPAHMFLLSMPSPGPDGQNVRDHVSSFLEMMHSEDRESKRGLVDAVVDFLHKSGLKEEAGSVWEVAAQKNVYPDAVREKGMSYWLINLHVMSDGTAVIALSRTLAWFRKQMLMSGVGPSRIDIVTGWGRRSRVTGTSLVRQAVQELLHMFSFPFFTENGNSGCFVGCGEPLNKWLLQSYVDRMHLL, encoded by the exons ATGGTCCATCATATG ATAATGTTGCGAGCAAAGCATATAACTAACCTTTCAAGCACAGCTCgatcattttttcttaatggATCACGATGTAGCGCATCTGATGGAAGTTCATGTACTTGCTCTGAGGATGAAACTTGTGTCTCCCGAAGGCAGCACAATGCTCAAATGGTATACACCCCTGCTCGGGCAGGTGTTGTGGTTTCAGGGGAAGCAGTAAAAGCTGCGGGTTTACAAAAATCAGAGAGAGTATCTGTTCCCTCTCCCAGTTCTTTAGGAAGATCAGATCATGTCAGTTATGCTAGTACCGTTGATGCTGTTCCAAAGGATGTGCTCACATCCTCACCTATTTCAGACCAGTTTGTTAAGGCAGGTGTTGCGGCAGTGAGTTTTTTGTCTGATTTAGTAAATTACAAGCTTCCTGCACTAGATGGAAGTGGTACAGCAAACTCTCCAACAAACTTTATGGTCGATCCCACCAGGCCTCtttcaaatataaaacctGCAAATGTGAAGACCATTAGAAGAGAAAATGTTTCCAAAGTCTACCCAAACTCATCTGCTGAGTCAACAGTGGGGTCAAATCCTTCGACTGGCTGTCACAATGCCAAGGATAAGGGTGATAATTCAAACATTGCACGGCGTTTCAAGCGAGTTTCAAATGCTTCAAATGGGACTTCGCTGGAAACTCATAATGTATCTTCTGATAACAGTGATCGGAGGAGGATTGTACAGCCGAGATCCAAAGCTCATTCGAACCGCTTGAACTCAAATTTTAAGTCAAACCTACAGCCTTCAGATGCAAAGGTTGTGGAGTGTGTCTCAGAACGTTTCAGCAAGCCCTccagagaaatgaaaattccGGCTGGGCTTGCTCCATTTTCCAGGCACTTTGCCAGCACCGGGAATGTAGTGGAAAGTGTTTCTCGCATACTGCAACAGTGGAAGTGGGGCCCTCTAGCTGAAGAGGCTCTTGGAAATACCAACTATTCGATGGATGCATATCAGGCAAACCAAGTTCTGAAGCAGCTCCAAGATCACACTGTTGCTCTTGGTTTTTTCAATTGGTTGAGGCGGCAAGCTGGGTTCAAGCATGACGAGCATACCTATACAACCATGGTGGGCATCCTTGGCCGTGCCAGGCAGTTTGGTGCTATAAACAAATTGCTTGATCAGATGGTGAGGGATGGATGCCAGCCAAATGTTGTGACATATAACCGTCTTATTCACAGTTATGGACGTGCAAATTACCTGAATGAAGCACTTGATGTGTTCAAACAAATGCAAGTAGTAGGGTGTGAACCTGATCGTGTCACCTACTGCACCCTTATTGACATTCATGCAAAAGCTGGGTTTCTTGATGTTGCCATGgatatgtataaaaaaatgcaagctgctggtctttctcCTGACACATTCACCTACAGCGTTATAATCAACTGCCTTGGAAAAGCTGGCCATTTGCAGGCCGCCCACCAACTCTTCTGCGAGATGGTTAATCAGGGTTGTATACCTAATTTAGTGACCTATAACATCATGATTGCTTTGCAAGCCAAGGCTAGGAATTATCAGAGTGCATTAAAGCTTTACCGAGACATGCAGAATGCAGGATTTGAACCGGACAAAGTGACTTACAGCATAGTAATGGAGGTTCTTGGGCATTGTGGGTATCTTGATGAAGCAGAAGCAGTTTTTGCTGAGATGAGAAGGAAAAACTGGGTTCCTGATGAACCAGTTTACGGCCTTTTAGTAGATTTGTGGGGGAAGGCTGGAAATGTTAGGAAGGCATGGGAGTGGTATGAAGCCATGCTCCAAGCAGGTTTGCGCCCTAATGTGCCCACTTGCAATTCCCTGCTTAGTGCATTCCTTAGGGTGGGTCAGCTGTCAGATGCTTTTCACTTGTTGCGAGGCATGTTGAATCTTGGTTTAAAGCCTTCGCTGCAAACATATACATTACTCTTAAGTTGTTGTACAGAAGCACGGTCCCCATATGACATGGGGTTTTGTCATGAACTTATGGCTGTGTCGGGCCACCCTGCACATATGTTTCTGCTCTCTATGCCATCTCCAGGGCCTGATGGTCAGAATGTGCGAGATCATGTGAGCAGTTTCTTGGAGATGATGCACAGTGAGGACAGAGAGAGCAAGAGGGGACTTGTAGATGCGGTGGTGGATTTTCTTCACAAGTCAGGGCTGAAAGAGGAGGCTGGCTCTGTCTGGGAGGTGGCTGCGCAGAAGAATGTCTACCCAGATGCTGTTAGAGAGAAAGGCATGTCTTATTGGCTTATCAATCTCCATGTCATGTCAGATGGCACTGCTGTGATAGCCCTCTCCAGGACACTGGCCTGGTTCCGGAAGCAAATGCTAATGTCAGGGGTTGGTCCCAGTCGTATCGATATAGTAACTGGTTGGGGGAGGCGCAGCAGGGTGACAGGAACTTCTCTTGTGAGGCAGGCTGTGCAGGAATTGCTCCATATGTTTAGCTTCCCTTTTTTCACTGAGAATGGCAATTCTGGGTGCTTTGTTGGGTGTGGGGAGCCTCTTAATAAATGGCTGCTCCAGTCATATGTGGATCGGATGCATTTACTATAG
- the LOC102612465 gene encoding uncharacterized protein LOC102612465, translating into MGHKKKNTAPRSKQSPAAAVEAEPCATPDATSNQTNTEPSEADVVVGGGGASTYGAIKLECERALTALRRGNHKKALRLMKELSSRHENSAYVALIHRVQGTVCVKVASIIDDLNSKQRHLKNAIESAKKAAELSPHSVEFAHFYANLLYEAANDGKEYEEVVQECERALAIENPIDPAKESLQDESQQKILTADARIAHVQSELRSLIQKSNIASISTWMKNLGTGEEKFRLIPIRRVAEDPMEVRLVQARRPNEIKKATKTPEERRKEIEVRVAAARLLQQKSETGQLYQNNEGERNVDSGSGGLEKRERERRKHGSNLRRNRSKEERRDFVRSYWNSMSLEMKRELLKVKVCDIKAHSASLKDGLASDVLAEALAFAEENKTWRFWVCCRCNEKFADSESHMHHVVQEHMGNLLPKMQAVLPQSVDNEWNEMIDNCSWKPLDIVAAVKMLGRDKTKSRDTEVSEDFYSGNHIEECDDCFKDALDSSPEKENLGHSYNSSSVEGNDCEKVVSIQCRECDGNQVSAVYPLIDSWPVADDTERVKLLERIHALFELLLRHKCLSASHLSKVIQYTMDELQSLASGSLLLNHGVGQTPMCICFLGVHQLRKIVKFLQELSHACSLGRYSERINSIDDANSVSPSLEIKETIVLNGDASCLLLDERLLSTELVSSDAFIDNVTSANIRHENGVAEDADALLTWIFAGPSSGEHLTTWMHSKEEKTHQGMEILQTLEKEFYHLQSLCERKCEHLSYEEALQALEDLCLEEGKKRETVAEFGHRSYESVLRKRREELLESENDMFISSRFESDAILNVLKEAEALNVNQFGYEDTYSGMTSQLCDLESGEDDDWRNKDCLHQVDTCIEVAIQRQKEQLSVELSKIDARIMRNVTSMQQLELKLEPVSAYDYQSILLPLVQSYLRAHLEDLAEKDATEKSDAAREAFLAELALDSKKVARGGSDISKHTNDKTKEKRKHKEYRKTKDSKPVGGNERHIVHDKTADLVSFPVESDGDNPDSEPVVSANGDDLKLQEEEFRRKIELEAEERKLEETLAYQRRIENEAKLKHLAEQSKKSALIFGENVAEGICDTYLGHGSNDLDMHKSMRLSSPVQLVSKDEFPHNFEGTPVNTANGAAAPIRSSPTSSFQNINTAHHLSIKQGLPNGETPEDGFLPTDRRTGRRGRRHRSSNRSQDWKNQALSSEKENIAVRSDDSHLTGAAAPYLGDGGTKTLRQLHAEEDDEERFQADLKQAVRQSLDTFQAHQKMPLVSSLRMTQNVSLEANKVAVLSNEVRSENVNGIDVYGAGLKNEVGEYNCFLNVIIQSLWHLRRFREEFSRRSPSEHIHVGEPCVVCALYEIFTALSIASTDTRKEAVAPTSLRIALSNLYPDSNFFQEAQMNDASEVLAVIFDCLHRSFTPGSNVSDTESVESNCMGSWDCTNSACIVHSLFGMDIFERMNCYSCGLESRHLKYTSFFHNINASALRTMKVMCAESSLDELLNLVEMNHQLACDPGAGGCEKLNYIHHILSTPPHVFTTVLGWQNTCESFDDITATLAALSPEIDISILYRGLDPKRRHSLVSVVCYYGQHYHCFAYSHDQERWIMYDDKTVKVVGSWSDVLSMCERGHLQPQVLFFEAVN; encoded by the exons atgggGCATAAGAAGAAGAACACTGCTCCTCGCTCTAAACAATCACCAGCGGCCGCGGTCGAAGCCGAGCCGTGCGCGACTCCCGATGCGACGTCTAACCAAACCAATACCGAACCGTCGGAGGCCGACGTCGTCGTTGGCGGCGGGGGTGCGTCGACTTACGGCGCGATCAAGCTCGAGTGCGAGCGAGCCTTGACGGCTCTTCGGCGCGGAAACCACAAGAAAGCGTTGAGATTGATGAAGGAGTTGAGTTCGCGCCATGAGAACTCGGCGTACGTGGCGCTGATTCACCGCGTGCAAGGCACGGTGTGCGTTAAAGTGGCGTCGATCATCGACGATTTAAACTCGAAACAACGGCATTTGAAGAATGCGATTGAATCGGCCAAAAAAGCCGCGGAGTTGTCGCCTCACTCCGTTGAATTCGCGCACTTCTACGCGAATCTATTGTACGAGGCTGCCAATGACGGAAAAGAATATGAAGAAGTAGTTCAAGAGTGTGAGCGTGCTTTAGCTATTGAGAATCCTATAGATCCCGCTAAGGAGAGCTTACAGGATGAGAGTCAGCAAAAAATTTTGACAGCTGATGCTCGAATTGCGCATGTGCAGAGTGAGCTTAGGAGCTTGATTCAGAAATCCAACATTGCTTCCATTTCTACATGGATGAAGAACTTAGGAACTGGTGAAGAGAAGTTTAGGTTGATTCCTATTAGGAGAGTGGCCGAGGACCCTATGGAGGTTAGGTTAGTTCAAGCAAGGAGGCCTAATGAGATTAAAAAGGCCACTAAAACACCAGAAGAGAGACGAAAAGAGATTGAGGTTAGGGTTGCTGCTGCTAGATTGTTGCAACAGAAATCGGAGACAGGGCAGCTGTATCAGAATAATGAGGGGGAGAGAAATGTGGATTCTGGTTCAGGAGGGTtggagaagagagaaagagagaggagGAAGCATGGAAGTAATTTGAGGAGAAACAGGTCAAAAGAAGAGAGGAGGGATTTTGTGCGGTCTTATTGGAATTCCATGAGTTTAGAAATGAAGAGGGAGTTGCTTAAGGTTAAGGTTTGCGATATTAAAGCTCATTCTGCGTCATTGAAGGATGGTTTGGCAAGTGACGTTTTAGCTGAGGCATTGGCATTTGCGGAAGAGAATAAGACTTGGAGGTTTTGGGTTTGTTGTAGGTGCAATGAGAAGTTTGCTGATTCGGAATCACATATGCATCATGTTGTACAAGAGCATATGGGGAATTTGTTGCCCAAGATGCAGGCAGTTTTGCCTCAGAGTGTTGATAATGAGTGGAATGAGATGATTGATAACTGTTCTTGGAAGCCACTGGATATTGTAGCAGCTGTTAAAATGCTTGGACGGGATAAAACCAAGTCCCGGGATACTGAAGTTAGTGAGGATTTCTACTCTGGGAATCATATTGAGGAGTGTGATGATTGCTTTAAAGATGCATTGGATTCTTCACCTGAGAAGGAGAACTTGGGTCATAGTTATAACTCTAGCTCTGTTGAGGGAAATGATTGTGAAAAGGTTGTGAGCATCCAGTGTAGGGAATGTGATGGTAACCAGGTATCTGCTGTATACCCACTAATTGACAGTTGGCCGGTGGCAGATGACACTGAACGAGTGAAACTCCTTGAAAGAATTCATGCTTTATTTGAGTTGCTTCTTAGGCATAAATGTCTCTCTGCAAGCCATCTCAGCAAGGTCATACAGTATACAATGGATGAGCTGCAGAGTTTGGCTTCTGGCTCTCTACTTCTGAATCATGGTGTGGGCCAAACACCAATGTGCATATGCTTTTTGGGAGTGCACCAGCTGAGAAAAATTGTCAAGTTCTTGCAGGAACTATCTCATGCTTGTAGTTTGGGTAGATATTCTGAGAGAATTAATTCTATTGATGATGCAAACAGTGTCAGCCCAAGTCTTGAGATTAAAGAGACTATTGTTCTTAATGGAGATGCATCATGTCTTCTGTTGGATGAACGGTTACTATCCACTGAACTTGTTTCTAGTGATGCTTTTATAGATAATGTAACTTCTGCAAATATTAGGCATGAGAATGGGGTTGCAGAGGATGCAGATGCTTTGCTGACCTGGATCTTTGCAGGCCCCTCGAGTGGGGAACATCTAACGACGTGGATGCATtcgaaagaagaaaaaactcaTCAGGGAATGGAAATCCTCCAGACGCTTGAGAAGGAGTTTTATCACTTGCAGAGCCTTTGTGAGAGAAAATGTGAGCATTTGAGCTATGAGGAAGCATTGCAGGCATTGGAGGATCTCTGTCTGGAAGAAGGTAAGAAACGAGAGACTGTTGCAGAATTTGGCCATCGAAGCTATGAGTCTGTGCTCAGGAAGCGAAGAGAAGAGCTTCTTGAGAGTGAAAATGATATGTTCATCAGCAGTAGGTTTGAGTCAGATGCAATAttgaatgttttaaaagaagcTGAAGCACTGAATGTCAATCAATTTGGATACGAAGATACTTATTCTGGTATGACTTCCCAGTTATGTGATTTGGAATCTGGTGAAGATGATGATTGGAGAAATAAGGACTGTTTGCATCAAGTGGACACATGCATAGAAGTTGCAATTCAGAGACAGAAAGAACAGTTATCAGTAGAG CTTAGCAAAATTGATGCTCGAATCATGCGAAATGTCACCAGTATGCAGCAGTTGGAACTCAAACTCGAACCTGTTTCTGCTTATGACTATCAGTCAATATTATTACCTCTAGTGCAGTCATATTTGAGG GCACATTTGGAGGATCTGGCTGAGAAAGATGCCACCGAGAAGTCTGATGCTGCAAGAGAAGCGTTTTTAGCAGAACTTGCACTTGATTCTAAGAAGGTTGCTCGAGGAGGAAGTGATATTTCAAAACACACAAATGATAAgacaaaggaaaaaaggaagcACAAAGAGTACAGGAAAACTAAAGATTCAAAG CCTGTTGGTGGTAATGAGCGGCACATAGTTCATGATAAGACTGCTGACCTGGT CTCCTTTCCAGTTGAATCTGATGGTGATAATCCAGATTCAGAGCCTGTTGTTTCTGCCAATGGGGATGACTTAAAACTACAGGAAGAGGAATTTAGGCGTAAAATTGAGCTTGAAGCTGAGGAAAGAAAGCTTGAAGAAACTTTGGCGTATCAAAGGCGAATTGAGAATGAGGCTAAATTGAAACACCTTGCTGAGCAAAGCAAAAAATCTGCTCTAATATTTGGAGAAAATGTGGCTGAGGGAATCTGTGACACATACTTGGGTCATGGTAGTAATGATCTAGATATGCACAAGTCAATGAGACTTTCATCACCG GTACAATTGGTGTCAAAGGATGAGTTCCCACACAATTTTGAGGGGACACCTGTGAATACTGCTAATGGTGCTGCAGCGCCAATCAGATCTTCCCCCACTTCCAGTTTCCAGAACATCAACACTGCTCATCACTTGAGCATTAAACAAG GTCTACCCAATGGAGAAACTCCAGAGGATGGTTTCCTTCCCACTGATAGACGAACAGGAAGGAGAGGTAGAAGGCATAGGAGTTCTAATAGATCTCAAGATTGGAAGAATCAGGCCTTGTCAtctgaaaaggaaaatattgcAGTTAGATCCGATGACAGTCACCTTACTGGTGCTG CTGCTCCTTATTTGGGAGACGGTGGAACAAAGACATTGAGACAATTACATGCAGAGGAGGATGATGAGGAAAGGTTCCAAGCTGACCTTAAGCAAGCTGTACGCCAAAGCCTTG ACACATTCCAAGCGCATCAAAAAATGcctttggtttcaagtttGAGGATGACACAAAATGTGTCTCTGGAAGCAAATAAAGTTGCAGTTTTATCAAATGAAGTCAGAAGTGAAAATGTGAATGGAATTGATGTCTATGGTGCAGGACTGAAGAATGAAGTTGGTGAATACAATTGCTTTCTAAATGTTATTATACAG TCGTTATGGCATTTAAGGCGTTTTAGAGAGGAGTTCTCAAGGAGGTCACCGTCAGAACATATTCATGTGGGCGAGCCATGTGTTGTCTGTGCATTGTATGAGATTTTTACTGCTCTGAGCATTGCATCAACAGATACGCGGAAAGAGGCAGTTGCCCCTACATCTCTGAGGATAGCCCTAAGTAACTTATACCCAGATAGTAATTTCTTCCAGGAG GCACAGATGAATGATGCTTCTGAAGTACTGGCAGTAATATTTGACTGCCTTCATAGGTCATTTACTCCTGGTTCTAATGTTTCCGATACTGAATCAGTAGAAAGCAATTGCATGGGATCTTGGGATTGTACAAACAGTGCTTGCATAGTCCATTCTCTTTTTGGAATGGACATTTTTGAACGAATGAACTGCTACAGTTGTGGTTTAGAATCCAGACATCTAAAGTACACTTCATTCTTTCATAACATAAATGCCAGTGCCCTCCGAACAATGAAG GTTATGTGTGCAGAAAGCTCCTTAGATGAGCTCTTAAATCTTGTAGAAATGAATCATCAATTAGCTTGTGATCCAGGGGCTGGTGGCTGTGAGAAGCTCAACTACATCCATCATATTCTCTCAACTCCACCGCATGTTTTCACAACAG TTCTGGGCTGGCAGAATACATGTGAGAGTTTCGATGACATAACGGCAACACTGGCAGCCTTAAGTCCTGAGATTGATATTAGCATTCTCTATCGTGGGCTGGATCCGAAGAGGAGACATAGCTTGGTTTCAGTG GTTTGCTACTACGGGCAGCATTATCATTGCTTTGCCTACAGTCATGATCAAGAACGGTGGATTATGTATGATGACAAAACTGTGAAGGTTGTTGGTAGCTGGTCCGATGTTCTCAGCATGTGTGAAAGGGGGCACTTGCAACCTCAGGTTCTTTTCTTCGAAGCTGTAAATTAG
- the LOC102612162 gene encoding pentatricopeptide repeat-containing protein At1g74750 isoform X2 produces MLRAKHITNLSSTARSFFLNGSRCSASDGSSCTCSEDETCVSRRQHNAQMVYTPARAGVVVSGEAVKAAGLQKSERVSVPSPSSLGRSDHVSYASTVDAVPKDVLTSSPISDQFVKAGVAAVSFLSDLVNYKLPALDGSGTANSPTNFMVDPTRPLSNIKPANVKTIRRENVSKVYPNSSAESTVGSNPSTGCHNAKDKGDNSNIARRFKRVSNASNGTSLETHNVSSDNSDRRRIVQPRSKAHSNRLNSNFKSNLQPSDAKVVECVSERFSKPSREMKIPAGLAPFSRHFASTGNVVESVSRILQQWKWGPLAEEALGNTNYSMDAYQANQVLKQLQDHTVALGFFNWLRRQAGFKHDEHTYTTMVGILGRARQFGAINKLLDQMVRDGCQPNVVTYNRLIHSYGRANYLNEALDVFKQMQVVGCEPDRVTYCTLIDIHAKAGFLDVAMDMYKKMQAAGLSPDTFTYSVIINCLGKAGHLQAAHQLFCEMVNQGCIPNLVTYNIMIALQAKARNYQSALKLYRDMQNAGFEPDKVTYSIVMEVLGHCGYLDEAEAVFAEMRRKNWVPDEPVYGLLVDLWGKAGNVRKAWEWYEAMLQAGLRPNVPTCNSLLSAFLRVGQLSDAFHLLRGMLNLGLKPSLQTYTLLLSCCTEARSPYDMGFCHELMAVSGHPAHMFLLSMPSPGPDGQNVRDHVSSFLEMMHSEDRESKRGLVDAVVDFLHKSGLKEEAGSVWEVAAQKNVYPDAVREKGMSYWLINLHVMSDGTAVIALSRTLAWFRKQMLMSGVGPSRIDIVTGWGRRSRVTGTSLVRQAVQELLHMFSFPFFTENGNSGCFVGCGEPLNKWLLQSYVDRMHLL; encoded by the coding sequence ATGTTGCGAGCAAAGCATATAACTAACCTTTCAAGCACAGCTCgatcattttttcttaatggATCACGATGTAGCGCATCTGATGGAAGTTCATGTACTTGCTCTGAGGATGAAACTTGTGTCTCCCGAAGGCAGCACAATGCTCAAATGGTATACACCCCTGCTCGGGCAGGTGTTGTGGTTTCAGGGGAAGCAGTAAAAGCTGCGGGTTTACAAAAATCAGAGAGAGTATCTGTTCCCTCTCCCAGTTCTTTAGGAAGATCAGATCATGTCAGTTATGCTAGTACCGTTGATGCTGTTCCAAAGGATGTGCTCACATCCTCACCTATTTCAGACCAGTTTGTTAAGGCAGGTGTTGCGGCAGTGAGTTTTTTGTCTGATTTAGTAAATTACAAGCTTCCTGCACTAGATGGAAGTGGTACAGCAAACTCTCCAACAAACTTTATGGTCGATCCCACCAGGCCTCtttcaaatataaaacctGCAAATGTGAAGACCATTAGAAGAGAAAATGTTTCCAAAGTCTACCCAAACTCATCTGCTGAGTCAACAGTGGGGTCAAATCCTTCGACTGGCTGTCACAATGCCAAGGATAAGGGTGATAATTCAAACATTGCACGGCGTTTCAAGCGAGTTTCAAATGCTTCAAATGGGACTTCGCTGGAAACTCATAATGTATCTTCTGATAACAGTGATCGGAGGAGGATTGTACAGCCGAGATCCAAAGCTCATTCGAACCGCTTGAACTCAAATTTTAAGTCAAACCTACAGCCTTCAGATGCAAAGGTTGTGGAGTGTGTCTCAGAACGTTTCAGCAAGCCCTccagagaaatgaaaattccGGCTGGGCTTGCTCCATTTTCCAGGCACTTTGCCAGCACCGGGAATGTAGTGGAAAGTGTTTCTCGCATACTGCAACAGTGGAAGTGGGGCCCTCTAGCTGAAGAGGCTCTTGGAAATACCAACTATTCGATGGATGCATATCAGGCAAACCAAGTTCTGAAGCAGCTCCAAGATCACACTGTTGCTCTTGGTTTTTTCAATTGGTTGAGGCGGCAAGCTGGGTTCAAGCATGACGAGCATACCTATACAACCATGGTGGGCATCCTTGGCCGTGCCAGGCAGTTTGGTGCTATAAACAAATTGCTTGATCAGATGGTGAGGGATGGATGCCAGCCAAATGTTGTGACATATAACCGTCTTATTCACAGTTATGGACGTGCAAATTACCTGAATGAAGCACTTGATGTGTTCAAACAAATGCAAGTAGTAGGGTGTGAACCTGATCGTGTCACCTACTGCACCCTTATTGACATTCATGCAAAAGCTGGGTTTCTTGATGTTGCCATGgatatgtataaaaaaatgcaagctgctggtctttctcCTGACACATTCACCTACAGCGTTATAATCAACTGCCTTGGAAAAGCTGGCCATTTGCAGGCCGCCCACCAACTCTTCTGCGAGATGGTTAATCAGGGTTGTATACCTAATTTAGTGACCTATAACATCATGATTGCTTTGCAAGCCAAGGCTAGGAATTATCAGAGTGCATTAAAGCTTTACCGAGACATGCAGAATGCAGGATTTGAACCGGACAAAGTGACTTACAGCATAGTAATGGAGGTTCTTGGGCATTGTGGGTATCTTGATGAAGCAGAAGCAGTTTTTGCTGAGATGAGAAGGAAAAACTGGGTTCCTGATGAACCAGTTTACGGCCTTTTAGTAGATTTGTGGGGGAAGGCTGGAAATGTTAGGAAGGCATGGGAGTGGTATGAAGCCATGCTCCAAGCAGGTTTGCGCCCTAATGTGCCCACTTGCAATTCCCTGCTTAGTGCATTCCTTAGGGTGGGTCAGCTGTCAGATGCTTTTCACTTGTTGCGAGGCATGTTGAATCTTGGTTTAAAGCCTTCGCTGCAAACATATACATTACTCTTAAGTTGTTGTACAGAAGCACGGTCCCCATATGACATGGGGTTTTGTCATGAACTTATGGCTGTGTCGGGCCACCCTGCACATATGTTTCTGCTCTCTATGCCATCTCCAGGGCCTGATGGTCAGAATGTGCGAGATCATGTGAGCAGTTTCTTGGAGATGATGCACAGTGAGGACAGAGAGAGCAAGAGGGGACTTGTAGATGCGGTGGTGGATTTTCTTCACAAGTCAGGGCTGAAAGAGGAGGCTGGCTCTGTCTGGGAGGTGGCTGCGCAGAAGAATGTCTACCCAGATGCTGTTAGAGAGAAAGGCATGTCTTATTGGCTTATCAATCTCCATGTCATGTCAGATGGCACTGCTGTGATAGCCCTCTCCAGGACACTGGCCTGGTTCCGGAAGCAAATGCTAATGTCAGGGGTTGGTCCCAGTCGTATCGATATAGTAACTGGTTGGGGGAGGCGCAGCAGGGTGACAGGAACTTCTCTTGTGAGGCAGGCTGTGCAGGAATTGCTCCATATGTTTAGCTTCCCTTTTTTCACTGAGAATGGCAATTCTGGGTGCTTTGTTGGGTGTGGGGAGCCTCTTAATAAATGGCTGCTCCAGTCATATGTGGATCGGATGCATTTACTATAG